The Elaeis guineensis isolate ETL-2024a chromosome 11, EG11, whole genome shotgun sequence genomic interval AATGAGCTACATGAAGGCAAACCTTTCGGCAGACCACATAAGCCCTTATTGTGGATGAACCACTCTATTGGAGCATTCCGAAAAATTGTGCTATTGGGCAGCGGACCTTCTAATTCATTGTATGATAAGTCTATAGACGATAAGCTTATCATATCACTCAAAGAATGTGGAACACGACCAATAAGCTCATTGTGTGATAGATTCAGATTTTGTAGCTTATCCAGTTTGCCAAATTGTGATGGTATCTCTCCAGTAAATGAGTTGTGGCTTAGATCTAGGAAGTCATCCAGGTTTATTAGGTTTCCAATTTGAAAGGGAATGCTTCCATTTAAATGATTCTTTCCAAGCTTCAGCAAGTAAAGGTTCATGCAGTTGCCTAATTGTTCTGGTACCCTTCCTCTTAGTCGATTTGCTGATAGATCAAGAGTCTCCAAATTAGATAGTTCTCCAAATTCTGGATGTACCTCTCCAACAAGTTGGTTGTTGCTCAAATTCAGTATATATAGTTTAGTTAACTTGCTCAAATCCTTTGGAATATCTTCTGATAGATAGTTTGATGAAAGGTCGAGTTCTTGTAGTTGAGTTAACTTTTCGAGTTCTGGTGGTATGATTCCTGTAACCATATTGTTGGAGACTCTTAAAAGCGACAAATTATGACATCCTCCCCAATTTGGTGAGAGCTTACCAGACAGTCTATTGAAGCTTAAATCAATATACCACATATGTGGATACACTCCAAGATTTTCAGATATATTCCCGGATAGTTGGTTTTGCTCAAGTTGGACTTTACTTAGGCTTGTACAGTTTTTCAAGCTTTTGGGAATCGGACCTTCAAAATGGTTATTGTTTAAAGCGAGATGAGTTAGAACCCCTCCTTTGCATATGTCATGGGGTATATGGCCAGAAAAACTGTTGTTTGCCAATTGAAGAAGTTtcaaatttataatattattaaattccTGAGGCAAAGAACCAGATAGTTGATTGTCGCGCAAGCGCAAATCATTGAGGTTGATTAAGCtaccaaaagatggagggattgaGCCAGAGATTTGGTTAATCTGCAATGATAACTCATTAAGCTTCCTCAAGTTTCCTAATTCATGAGGAATTGATCCGGAGATCTGATTTTCATAAAGGTGCAAGATTTCAAGCTTGGTTAAATTTCCTAAGCTGGTGGGGATGGAACCTATTAAATTGTTTTGTGAGAATGTGAGCATAGTTAACTCCACTAGGTTTCCTATTTCAGGAGGAATGGAGCCAGAGAGATGATTGCGCCAAAGGTACAAACCGTTAAGCTTGGTTAAATTTCCTAAGCTACGAGGGATGAAACCTGTCAGATTGTTATTACCTAAAGCTAAAATATCCAGGTTTACGAGATTCCTAATTCAGGAGGGATGGAACCTGATATCTCATTGTTTTGGCAATCCAATAATTGAAGCCGAGTTAAATTTCCCAAAGTGGGAGGGATGGAACCTGTTAGCTGGTTGTATGAGATTTCCAAGTGCAACAGATTCTCAAGCCTTCCTAATTCCTCAGGGATAGAACCTGAAAGATTAGTTCCGAATAGGTATAGGAAGTTAAGCCTTGTCATATTACTTAGCGAAGGAGGGATGGAACCACTTATCTGATTATCACTAAGATTCAGGGAGTTGATCTTTGTCAGAGAGCTATCTGTAGTGGAATTATCCCGGTGAAGCTATTAGTGCAGAGATCAAGGGTGGTGAGCTTGGAAAGAACAGCTATGGTGGTAGGGATGCTTCCATAGAAGTTGTTGAATGTGAGGTTGAGACTGACAAGTGATGACAGGGGGGAGAAGTTGAGAGCATTCAGCGTTCCTGCCAGACCCATTTGAGATAGATTTATCTCCCTGATCACACGTCGGCCTCGACGCGTGATGTTGCATGTGATTCCAGTCCACTTGCATGGACTAGTGCTGAGGTTCCAAGATTCAAGTGATCCTTGGCTTTGGAGGCTGGCTTTCCACCGAAGGAGGGCCTTCCCTTGGGATGCAAGTGAAGCTGACGCCAAGGCAAGAAGAAATGAAAGGATTAGAAACAGAAGAAGGGAAGAGAGGAATTTTGGAGACGACACAGATTCCATAGCTAAAGCTCCGATAGGCCTAGGGTGTTTTAAGGTTCTTGTGGTTGCTGAGAGAGAGTTCGAGGCATTTTATAGCTACCATCTAGCTGCACAATCCCCTGTATGAACATGAGGGACGGATGATGGAATTTTTCTGATGCTTTGAATGTTTCAAGCTGAATGAGGGTTGGGGGTCCGTATTGTTTGCTTTCTTCTAATTAGTAGTAGGTGGGTGGTCaacaccaaaagaaaaaaaaaatactttacaGAAACCCCATGGAACTGGACTAGACTTTGCTAACATGTCGTGTACCTTTTAGCAAAGCAGCCATTTCAACTAAAGGGTGACTGGCATGTAATCAATGTCGGTGGGTCCATCGTGTCTGCCTTCTTTTTATCGGGCACTACGTTCCGATCCATCTTCGGTTATATGTCTTTcttcatcaagaaaaaaattttgttctCTCCAATCTCTGCTTGTCAGCTTATAAAAATCTTTAGTCGTTGGCGTGCTGCACCACCGCGTGACCTACATGGTGTAGAATATCATTTCTCCCACGCCGGTCCCTAtcctctttgtttttttttttttttggtaaaatgtcCCTACCTGTTTTCGTCattaaaagtcaaaaaaaaagggATAGTATTTACCGCATAGATTCTCTGCTATGCCCCGCACCATACATTGTACAACATGCCCTATCCATCGTGCGATGGACGGCCATGCATGGCCACACATAACGGGCATGTATCCGCATGTGGCCGTCCATCGCATGATGGACGATGGGCTGTGCACCACACCATGAGGTGCACAGCAAAGAACCTGAGCTCTAGCATTTAATCTGTGAATTAAAATGAAAGGTGGGAGTTATTAACcttcaaattaaaaatcttatcATGCGAAAGAGGATAgcctaaaaattaaaaactcttATCACGCTTCGAATTCAGCATTCAGAGATTAGTCATGCGATGGGCGCACACCAGTACGAATGAGAGAAGTCCCACAGTCTACAGGAATGATACCTTTCCTCTAGTGCTATTGTTGTAGCTAGAGGCTTATGACTTAGTATGTTAGATATTATCCATTCTGGTTTGCAACCTGTGGTCCAGCGGTTGTATGGGCTGTTTTAGGCCTCATAATTCAGTCCTTTAAAAAATACCTCACGTGAAAAAGATAGTTCCTTCTTATATTATCCAAAGTCCCTCTTAATTCACAATCAATGTGGAACTAATGATACATTCtcttctatatcataataaaacCTTATGTAATTTATAAGACTTAGTCATTCAACTGTTATTGTTGATGTCCtatctaatcaattatttcaaGCCGTAATCCTAACCCTGGCCAATTACAGGCATCCTGTAACTctaaaagagaaaagaggaggatTGTGAGTTTTACAGCTCGTTAAGAATTCTCACACACcagtattaatataataataaactaGTTTATAACCCCATACGATGCATGAGATGCGATCAGCATCCGCATAGAAAtcctatataaaattttaaacaacCAGTACATAAAACACCAACAAAATCCAAAAAATA includes:
- the LOC105037798 gene encoding LOW QUALITY PROTEIN: uncharacterized protein (The sequence of the model RefSeq protein was modified relative to this genomic sequence to represent the inferred CDS: inserted 2 bases in 2 codons), coding for MESVSSPKFLSSLLLFLILSFLLALASASLASQGKALLRWKASLQSQGSLESWNLSTSPCKWTGITCNITRRGRRVIREINLSQMGLAGTLNALNFSPLSSLVSLNLTFNNFYGSIPTTIAVLSKLTTLDLCTNSFTGIIPLQXSSLTKINSLNLSDNQISGSIPPSLSNMTRLNFLYLFGTNLSGSIPEELGRLENLLHLEISYNQLTGSIPPTLGNLTRLQLLDCQNNEISGSIPPELXNLVNLDILALGNNNLTGFIPRSLGNLTKLNGLYLWRNHLSGSIPPEIGNLVELTMLTFSQNNLIGSIPTSLGNLTKLEILHLYENQISGSIPHELGNLRKLNELSLQINQISGSIPPSFGSLINLNDLRLRDNQLSGSLPQEFNNIINLKLLQLANNSFSGHIPHDICKGGVLTHLALNNNHFEGPIPKSLKNCTSLSKVQLEQNQLSGNISENLGVYPHMWYIDLSFNRLSGIIPPELEKLTQLQELDLSSNYLSEDIPKDLSKLTKLYILNLSNNQLVGEVHPEFGELSNLETLDLSANRLRGRVPEQLGNCMNLYLLKLGKNHLNGSIPFQIGNLINLDDFLDLSHNSFTGEIPSQFGKLDKLQNLNLSHNELIGRVPHSLSDMISLSSIDLSYNELEGPLPNSTIFRNAPIEWFIHNKGLCGLPKGLPSCSSFTTSKDDSTKHHKLLLLITVPSLGTLFLLFLFVVFALLILRRKKHARHVASIEFGGFSIWNFDGIDAYKGIIEATEDFDDKYCIGTGAFSSVFKALLPTGEFVAVKKFHPLEIENSPSKQTFWSEVQALTQIRHRNIVKLYGFCSSAQNKFLVYEYMERGSLANILQSEGALEFDWSKRVDVIKHIAYALSYMHHDCTPPLVHRDITSNNILLDSEYKACISDFGIARLLKPDSSNWSMLAGTRGYLAPELAYTMRVTEKCDVYSFGVIALEIVMGKHPEELISTLSSPVSENIFLKDILDSRLSPPTTQVANELVTVVMTASQCLDNNPHSRPTMQIVSQQLSIFKAWPNSQPLDTIKLCHLIDDKNEKAC